One stretch of Oryzias latipes chromosome 7, ASM223467v1 DNA includes these proteins:
- the zbtb39 gene encoding zinc finger and BTB domain-containing protein 39: MRIQLQGPGHAASVLAELNRCRQTRQYCDVFLQVGNRTFAAHRAVLACAGTYFQSLFTRAAAASAVFSLEFVSPANFEKVLMFVYTGQVLIDLIDVGVLYELAERLGVGELVRACHATFPDLQASAACRAGGSGDLPLDSCMGAPASTAVSAASVSSVCSPAASCSSLSSSVGACTAPTPAAAPSPLFQSRASRQEAHADALTLEIKAEDVQSHIGYEQQDHQLHGEHLLSTGNFSCQTDGVLPPGPVLQLKTEQILEDGATERCKEGDQNTQMISASVSSIQNINPIPSDSCSLPDSSGQLGGEARPPTSSSEEQGGGLRVSSVGGGVMDIQRDGRMMFDDGEREGSGEQTDPLPGAEEEQWNQLTGEIIELSDDETYLEEEEEEEDEDDLVFVENGDITGGTTTNQVERSPLTCKACGAALLADPAAIRSHCETHLTELGLCKLCGASFSDSTAGVLHCLSHVGVQLFTCDMCRLQFCSLNKLLRHRNHSACSYSIPQGALSQDPTAELKCGVCFKTLNKDFEVVREHTLSHVCPQSLTCGVCHAPQLSLCSLLWHCLSHVSLPVFFCPHCALCFVERPLLDRHMSVHAEEAAAKEQERLALRAGGGGSAGGVREVRCFLCPQTFRSPSALQNHLSLHTPDSLGGHSLLGKRKADQPPDGPLLSCSSTQDMGSLSKAVSLGLGAGMSFNMSEKFPQELLQGSSGVFTNGNSGQEGGGARGKWYRCRFCGKRFAHSGEFTYHLRIHTGEKPYQCKVCLRFFRGRSTMICHLKTHAGALMYRCTVCNLFFSTVKLVSSHMELHKDQLPPNFKIEETFMYNDHSKEPLHHIDS, translated from the exons ATGAGGATCCAGCTGCAGGGCCCTGGCCATGCTGCCAGCGTTCTCGCTGAGCTCAATCGCTGCCGTCAGACCCGTCAGTACTGTGATGTGTTCCTACAAGTTGGAAACCGAACTTTCGCCGCCCACCGTGCGGTGTTGGCCTGTGCTGGGACGTACTTCCAGAGCCTGTTCACCCGGGCTGCCGCGGCGTCTGCCGTCTTCTCTCTGGAGTTTGTCTCTCCTGCTAACTTTGAGAAAGTGCTGATGTTCGTGTACACGGGGCAGGTCTTGATAGATCTGATTGACGTGGGGGTTCTGTATGAACTGGCTGAGAGGCTTGGCGTCGGTGAGCTGGTCAGGGCTTGCCACGCTACCTTCCCTGACTTGCAGGCGTCTGCTGCGTGCAGAGCAGGCGGTTCTGGAGATCTCCCCCTGGACTCCTGCATGGGCGCTCCTGCATCCACAGCTGTCAGTGCAGCCTCGGTTTCGTCTGTATGCTCCCCTGCTGCCTCTTGCTCCTCCCTGTCTTCATCAGTGGGGGCGTGCACTGCTccaactcctgctgctgctccttcGCCTCTCTTTCAATCCAGGGCCAGCAGGCAGGAAGCTCACGCTGACGCTCTTACTCTGGAAATCAAAGCAGAAGACGTCCAATCCCATATAGGCTACGAGCAGCAGGATCATCAGCTACATGGTGAACATCTTTTATCCACTGGCAACTTTTCTTGTCAGACTGATGGTGTTCTGCCCCCCGGGCCGGTGCTTCAGCTGAAAACCGAGCAAATCCTGGAGGATGGGGCGACAGAAAGATGTAAAGAAGGAGACCAAAACACTCAAATGATTTCTGCGAGCGTGAGCAGCATTCAGAACATCAATCCCATTCCATCTGACTCCTGCTCCCTCCCAGACTCCTCCGGTCAGCTGGGAGGGGAAGCCCGCCCCCCAACGTCATCCTCAGAAGAGCAGGGGGGCGGCCTTCGTGTGAGTTCGGTGGGGGGCGGGGTGATGGACATACAGAGAGATGGCAGGATGATGTTTGATGACGGGGAAAGGGAGGGATCTGGGGAGCAGACGGATCCTCTTCCGGGtgcagaggaggagcagtggAACCAGTTGACAGGTGAAATCATCGAGCTCAGTGATGATGAGACatacctggaggaggaggaggaggaggaggatgaagatgatcttGTGTTTGTGGAAAACGGCGACATAACAGGAGGGACTACAACCAATCAG GTGGAGCGGAGCCCACTCACGTGTAAAGCCTGTGGAGCAGCCCTCCTTGCAGACCCTGCTGCCATCAGGAGCCACTGCGAGACCCACCTGACCGAGCTGGGGCTCTGCAAGTTGTGCGGGGCCTCGTTTTCAGACAGCACCGCTGGCGTCCTCCACTGTCTCTCGCACGTGGGGGTGCAGCTCTTCACCTGCGACATGTGCCGCCTGCAGTTCTGCAGCCTCAACAAGCTGCTGCGACACCGCAACCACTCTGCCTGCAGTTACAGCATTCCACAGGGGGCGCTCAGCCAAGACCCCACCGCAGAGCTGAAGTGCGGCGTCTGCTTCAAAACCCTCAACAAGGACTTTGAG GTTGTGAGAGAGCACACCCTGAGCCATGTCTGCCCCCAGAGCCTGACCTGTGGAGTCTGCCACGCCCCCCAGCTCTCCCTGTGCTCCCTGCTGTGGCACTGCCTCTCCCACGTCTCCCTGCCCGTCTTCTTCTGCCCGCACTGCGCCCTCTGCTTCGtggagcgccccctgctggacagGCATATGAGCGTGCACGCAGAGGAGGCTGCAGCGAAGGAACAGGAGCGTTTAGCGCTGCGGGCTGGCGGAGGCGGATCTGCAGGGGGGGTGAGGGAGGTGCGCTGCTTCCTGTGCCCGCAGACGTTCCGCTCCCCTTCTGCCTTACAGAACCACCTCAGCCTGCACACCCCGGACTCTCTCGGGGGTCACAGCTTGTTAGGCAAACGTAAAGCTGACCAGCCCCCAGACGGCCCTCTGTTATCCTGCTCCTCCACACAGGACATGGGGAGTCTCAGTAAAGCTGTCAGCCTGGGTTTGGGTGCAGGAATGAGCTTTAACATGTCTGAAAAGTTCCCCCAGGAGCTCCTTCAGGGTTCCTCTGGGGTTTTCACCAATGGGAACTCCGGGCAGGAAGGCGGTGGGGCGCGTGGGAAGTGGTACAGGTGCCGCTTCTGCGGCAAACGGTTCGCCCACTCGGGGGAGTTCACCTACCACCTCCGAATCCACACCGGAGAGAAACCCTACCAGTGCAAGGTGTGTCTGCGCTTCTTCAGAGGCCGCTCCACTATGATCTGCCACCTGAAGACGCACGCCGGCGCCCTCATGTACCGCTGCACCGTGTGCAACCTTTTCTTCTCCACCGTGAAGCTGGTGTCCTCGCACATGGAGCTCCATAAGGACCAGCTGCCTCCAAACTTCAAGATTGAGGAGACCTTCATGTACAACGATCACTCTAAAGAGCCTCTGCATCACATAGACTCCTGA
- the gpr182 gene encoding G-protein coupled receptor 182: protein MSIHEFNHSLDHFNGTPWFVFDCTIELNINHKRIALFLLYLFIFIVGLLENLLVVWVNWRRRHSANGVLFCVINVSLSDLMVIVILPFFMLEVTMDRVWLWGRFLCKVTNLIYVVNFYSSSFFLAFMTLERYLSLTRPSSPTIFPVMGRQRWLLCGGLWLFSLFLALMENVHVDLLEWDEPGCYMIPEFSHTEWYVSVAFLCLLFQFLGPGSVIITCNVLIARAVRTAPDVQGRRDMWLVHVYSLVFVACWLPFHLVMILMIIDDLHPFMFTCNMTEALYFSFSAVQCLSLFHCVANPLLYNFLSKSFRNNLINTVIDRIPRPAAANQVEAGAKPNTPNGGEGDPGKQSKFSEASTSQSDVES from the coding sequence ATGAGCATCCACGAGTTCAACCACTCTCTGGACCACTTCAACGGCACGCCGTGGTTCGTCTTTGATTGCACCATCGAGCTCAACATTAACCACAAGCGCATCGCCCTCTTCCTCCTTtacctcttcatcttcatcgtGGGCCTGCTGGAGAACCTGCTGGTCGTCTGGGTGAACTGGCGTCGGCGCCACTCTGCAAACGGGGTCCTCTTTTGCGTCATCAACGTGAGCCTGTCTGACCTGATGGTGATTGTGATCCTGCCTTTCTTCATGCTGGAGGTGACCATGGACCGGGTGTGGCTGTGGGGCCGCTTCCTCTGCAAGGTCACCAACCTCATCTATGTGGTGAACTTCTACAGCAGCTCCTTCTTCCTAGCCTTCATGACCCTAGAGCGCTACCTGTCCCTGACCAGACCGTCGTCCCCGACCATCTTCCCTGTGATGGGCAGGCAGCGCTGGCTGCTCTGTGGTGGCCTGTGGCTCTTCTCCTTGTTCCTGGCTCTCATGGAGAACGTCCATGTGGATCTTCTGGAGTGGGACGAACCCGGCTGCTACATGATACCCGAGTTCAGCCACACCGAGTGGTACGTCTCTGTGGCTTTTCTCTGCCTGCTCTTCCAGTTCCTCGGCCCCGGTTCTGTCATCATCACCTGCAACGTGCTGATCGCCCGGGCGGTCCGGACGGCGCCTGATGTGCAGGGTCGCCGTGACATGTGGCTGGTGCACGTGTACTCCCTGGTGTTTGTGGCGTGCTGGCTGCCCTTCCACCTGGTCATGATACTGATGATCATAGACGACCTCCACCCCTTCATGTTCACCTGCAACATGACGGAGGCGCTGTACTTCTCCTTCAGCGCCGTGCAGTGTCTCTCCCTCTTCCACTGCGTGGCCAACCCCCTGCTCTACAACTTCCTCAGCAAAAGCTTTCGGAACAACCTGATCAACACGGTGATCGACCGCATACCGCGACCGGCCGCCGCAAACCAGGTGGAGGCGGGGGCCAAGCCAAACACTCCCAATGGGGGTGAGGGTGACCCGGGGAAGCAGAGCAAGTTTAGTGAAGCCAGCACCAGTCAGTCTGATGTGGAGTCATAA
- the LOC101169535 gene encoding phosphatidylinositol 5-phosphate 4-kinase type-2 gamma yields the protein MASLGNSGATASPAVNLAPKTKTKKKHFVQQKVKVFRASDPVLSVFMWGVNHSINDLSQVPVPVMLLPDDFKANTKIKVNNHLFNKENLPGHFKFKEYCPQVFRNLRERFGIEDLDYQVSMTRSSPTRCSDDQGEGLLLNSYDRTLVIKQISSEDVADMHNILSEYHQHIVKCHGNTLLPQFLGMYRVSVDSEETYLIVMRNMFSHRLVVHRKYDLKGSLVDREASDKEREKELPTFKDKDFRNNMQKVYVTEEEKEKFMEKLNRDVEFLVKLKIMDYSLLLGIHDVGRAEQEEEVEETPQEDEPDAENGLAPGPVVGSFGTSPEGIAGYMSTYKPLGAGEFDPYVDVYAMNSCSGAPQREVYFMGLIDVLTQYDTKKKAAHAAKTVKHGAGAEISTVHPEQYAKRFRDFISNIFA from the exons ATGGCTTCCCTTGGTAACTCGGGGGCCACGGCCAGTCCTGCCGTGAACCTGGCGCCCAAGACCAAGAcgaaaaagaagcattttgttCAGCAGAAGGTGAAGGTGTTTCGCGCGAGCGACCCCGTCCTGAGCGTGTTCATGTGGGGCGTCAATCACTCG ATCAATGATCTCAGCCAGGTGCCTGTCCCTGTCATGCTGCTGCCCGATGACTTCAAAGCAAACACTAAGATCAAAGTCAACAACCATCTTTTCAACAA AGAAAACCTCCCTGGACATTTCAAGTTCAAGGAATATTGTCCTCAGGTCTTTCGAAATTTAAGGGAACGGTTTGGCATTGAGGATCTTGATTACCAG GTGTCAATGACCCGCAGCTCACCTACAAGATGCTCTGATGATCAGGGAGAAGGTCTGCTTCTCAACTCCTACGACCGCACGCTGGTTATCAAGCAGATCTCTAGTGAGGATGTAGCAGACATGCACAACATCCTGTCCGAGTATCACCAG CACATAGTCAAGTGTCATGGCAACACCCTGCTGCCACAGTTCTTGGGCATGTACCGCGTGAGCGTGGACAGCGAGGAAACCTACCTAATCGTCATGAGGAACATGTTCAGCCACAGACTGGTTGTGCACAGGAAGTACGACCTGAAG GGCTCCCTGGTGGACCGTGAAGCCAGTGACAAAGAACGG GAAAAAGAGCTCCCTACATTTAAGGACAAGGACTTCAGAAACAACATGCAGAAGGTGTATGTAACcgaggaggagaaagaaaagtTCATGGAGAAGCTCAACAGGGATGTGGAG TTTTTGGTGAAACTGAAGATCATGGACTACAGTTTGCTGCTTGGTATCCATGACGTCGGCCGCGCcgaacaggaggaggaggttgaGGAGACGCCTCAGGAGGACGAGCCTGACGCTGAGAACGGCCTGGCTCCCGGTCCCGTTGTGGGCTCCTTCGGCACGTCTCCTGAAGGAATCGCCGGTTACATGTCCACCTACAAGCCCCTGGGGGCCGGAGAGTTTGACCCCTATGTGGACGTATACGCCATGAACAGCTGTTCAG GCGCTCCTCAGAGGGAGGTGTACTTCATGGGCCTTATAGACGTCCTCACGCAGTACGACACCAAGAAGAAAGCTGCTCACGCCGCCAAAACTGTCAAACACGGG GCCGGTGCTGAGATCTCCACGGTCCACCCGGAGCAGTACGCCAAACGCTTTCGCGACTTCATCTCAAACATTTTCGCGTAA
- the LOC101169782 gene encoding insulin-like growth factor-binding protein 5, translating to MPVLSNPTAVVLLLIAHCGSWTGAIHLGSFKVCPSCRDPLGAGRPPRDHNAAGSTTVLAQGEPCGVYTLSCAKGLRCVPPPREQSPLQALLQGRGVCAKHSRTIPTERPHPTGPHPSHSGDIEKAPCRKLLNSVLRGLELTIFQSDRDIYIPNCDTRGFYRKKQCRSSKGMQRGHCWCVDELGVPVPSRANEDGTLPCDGE from the exons ATGCCTGTCCTCTCCAACCCAACTGCCGTTGTCTTGTTGCTGATAGCTCACTGCGGATCATGGACCGGAGCGATCCACTTGGGCTCCTTCAAGGTCTGTCCCTCCTGCAGGGATCCACTGGGAGCGGGTCGGCCCCCGAGGGACCATAACGCTGCCGGCAGCACCACAGTTTTGGCCCAGGGTGAGCCTTGTGGCGTGTACACCTTGAGTTGTGCCAAAGGGCTCCGCTGCGTTCCCCCACCCAGGGAGCAAAGCCCCCTGCAGGCTCTCCTGCAGGGAAGGGGGGTTTGTGCCAAGCACAGCAGGACTATTCCCACTGAGAGGCCCCACCCCACAG GTCCTCATCCCTCACACAGTGGCGACATTGAAAAA GCGCCCTGCCGCAAGCTGCTCAACAGCGTGTTGAGGGGCCTTGAGCTGACAATCTTCCAGTCTGACCGCGACATCTATATACCCAACTGTGACACCCGGGGCTTCTACAGGAAAAAGCAG TGCCGCTCCTCCAAGGGCATGCAGCGTGGCCACTGCTGGTGCGTAGATGAGCTCGGAGTGCCCGTGCCTTCACGTGCCAACGAAGATGGCACTTTACCGTGCGATGGGGAGTGA